A single genomic interval of Lathyrus oleraceus cultivar Zhongwan6 chromosome 7, CAAS_Psat_ZW6_1.0, whole genome shotgun sequence harbors:
- the LOC127106507 gene encoding putative RING-H2 finger protein ATL21B — MATSTLTPLLFYIFIIFHFQTSKAKQTICKTLSCADIDITFPFGLKLSNNQIQDPRCSYYPNPTFQLSCNKNQTQTILNLPETDTLIINNIDYKSQTIQVNDPKRCLPNRYLQNNFNLSGSPFRLNPEIYSMYNLTFLRCPSNVSSELPLTPISCLSDEEERDSDMSVVVSWGQPIEDTTLSETCEVISKVFVPLRWMDLTMWPFWPDLSSDVELVWNKPRCEKCALSGQVCGFSDDEKNDLQVECFTSSSNGGLSTSAKYCISIGLGIPGLLSLIVIFSFICRKMRTIPPHNPRTSNHPTITISLESVPSFVTGLDGATIEKYPKILIGESGRLLKPSDNTCSICLSEYEPKETLRSIPECNHYFHAACIDEWLKMNGTCPICRNSPQVYSSISPYFSSLLLSPNSTSLTSSR; from the exons ATGGCTACCTCAACTCTAACACCTCTTCTATTTTACATCTTCATTATTTTCCACTTTCAAACTTCCAAAGCCAAACAAACAATCTGCAAAACCTTATCATGCGCTGATATCGATATCACTTTTCCTTTCGGTTTAAAACTAAGtaataatcaaattcaagatcCTCGTTGTAGCTATTATCCAAATCCCACTTTCCAACTTTCATGCAACAAAAACCAAACACAAACAATCCTCAACCTCCCCGAAACAGACACGTTAATCATCAACAACATCGATTACAAATCCCAAACAATCCAAGTCAACGACCCCAAACGTTGTCTCCCAAACCGTTACTTACAAAACAACTTCAACCTTTCTGGTTCACCTTTTAGACTAAACCCAGAAATTTACAGCATGTACAATCTCACTTTTCTTCGTTGTCCTTCCAACGTGTCATCTGAGTTGCCTTTAACGCCGATTTCCTGTCTAAGCGACGAAGAAGAACGCGATTCGGACATGTCGGTTGTTGTTTCATGGGGACAACCTATTGAGGATACAACGTTGTCGGAAACATGTGAGGTGATTTCAAAGGTTTTTGTTCCGTTACGGTGGATGGATTTGACTATGTGGCCGTTTTGGCCTGATCTTAGTAGTGATGTTGAGTTGGTGTGGAACAAACCTAGATGTGAGAAATGTGCACTTAGTGGTCAAGTTTGTGGATTTTCAGATGATGAGAAAAATGATCTTCAAGTTGAATGCTTCACTAGTTCTTCCAATGGAG GTTTGTCTACAAGTGCCAAATACTGCATATCAATAGGACTTGGAATACCAGGACTTCTCAGTCTAATTGTAATTTTCAGTTTTATATGTCGTAAGATGAGAACAATTCCACCTCATAATCCAAGGACTTCAAATCATCCTACAATAACAATTTCCTTAGAATCAGTCCCTTCTTTTGTAACTGGCCTTGATGGTGCCACAATTGAAAAGTATCCCAAAATTCTTATTGGAGAGAGTGGACGTTTATTGAAGCCTAGTGATAATACTTGCTCAATTTGCTTATCTGAATATGAACCTAAAGAGACATTGAGAAGTATTCCTGAATGCAATCATTATTTTCATGCTGCTTGTATTGACGAGTGGCTCAAGATGAATGGTACTTGCCCTATATGTAGGAATTCACCACAAGTATATTCTTCTATTTCTCCTTATTTTTCTTCATTATTGTTATCACCAAACTCAACATCTTTGACATCTTCACGATAA
- the LOC127106508 gene encoding RING-H2 finger protein ATL20: MTTFPYLISLIIILVSLCKTKSEDFTCGTTSCGTFGLPIRFPFSTNQPNQTNLCSYPGFELTCSNTSTTTIFSEPLLTLPNSETFAVKHISFIDQTVWVNDPNKCLPKHFMFHHHHDFMLNLKDSPFRLSDYYSFVNVSFLKCPSNSSLSSMVPPMSCLNLDYPVVAMRSDPPFGTPWILCEFITSAMVPVEDTNGLFWNDYYSNIPLQWDNPDCGACEERGGRCGLVGEDVLRLACYGLPAQGISKKLKYGLSMGLAIPALLGIIVLTWMLWNNKNTRNQAQQQRETGTEFSTMVMPHPPVLVMGLDMATIDRYPKTQLGESGRLPRPNDNVCSICLCEYQPNEVLRTIPECNHYFHANCIDGWLKTNATCPLCRNFPEMSSFFASVLPVSPTS, from the exons ATGACAACTTTCCCATATTTAATTTCCTTAATCATCATCCTCGTATCACTGTGTAAAACAAAAAGCGAAGATTTCACATGCGGAACAACATCATGCGGAACCTTTGGACTTCCAATTCGGTTCCCGTTTTCAACCAACCAACCAAATCAAACCAATCTATGTAGTTACCCCGGTTTCGAACTCACCTGTAGCAACACCAGCACCACCACCATCTTCAGTGAACCGTTGCTCACTCTTCCAAACTCCGAAACCTTTGCAGTGAAACACATCTCTTTCATTGACCAAACAGTTTGGGTCAACGATCCCAACAAGTGTCTTCCCAAACATTTCATGTTTCACCATCATCATGATTTCATGCTAAACCTTAAAGACTCACCGTTTCGGCTAAGTGATTATTACAGTTTTGTTAATGTTTCGTTCCTAAAATGTCCTTCGAATTCATCTCTGTCATCTATGGTACCACCCATGAGTTGTTTAAACCTTGATTATCCGGTGGTGGCTATGAGGTCTGATCCTCCGTTTGGTACTCCATGGATTTTGTGTGAGTTTATTACGTCGGCTATGGTACCTGTTGAAGATACGAATGGGTTGTTTTGGAATGATTATTACTCTAATATACCGTTGCAGTGGGATAATCCAGATTGTGGAGCTTGTGAAGAACGTGGAGGAAGATGTGGTTTGGTTGGGGAAGATGTTCTTCGTCTTGCTTGTTATGGTCTTCCAGCACAAG GTATATCAAAGAAATTGAAGTATGGTTTAAGTATGGGTCTGGCAATACCTGCACTTCTAGGTATTATTGTTCTTACATGGATGCTATGGAACAATAAGAACACAAGAAATCAAGCACAACAACAACGTGAAACAGGAACTGAATTTTCAACTATGGTTATGCCTCACCCTCCGGTTCTTGTTATGGGCCTTGATATGGCAACAATTGATAGATATCCTAAAACTCAGCTTGGTGAAAGTGGAAGATTGCCTAGGCCTAATGACAATGTATGCTCTATATGTCTTTGTGAGTATCAACCAAATGAAGTGTTGAGGACTATTCCTGAGTGTAATCACTATTTTCATGCTAACTGTATAGATGGATGGCTCAAAACAAATGCTACTTGCCCTTTGTGTAGAAATTTTCCAGAGATGTCTAGTTTCTTTGCTTCGGTTTTGCCTGTATCTCCAACTTCGtaa